In a single window of the Melanotaenia boesemani isolate fMelBoe1 chromosome 22, fMelBoe1.pri, whole genome shotgun sequence genome:
- the LOC121634040 gene encoding uncharacterized protein LOC121634040: MEKSQWDLKKIRFQQKRMTRLDDFVQTYKVMHSALLRDYQDSQKIKSKTHRVDVERWKQKKQRRRGVYVSPISKPFHFQKKDMKQSTIPDVHEQQPSPQHVPSQFDKEGPGFATMPSDQKKLPIDQEEELTSLWKRKNTEVVVAVLPSHIRGNNLVIHHTDLRTLRPHQWLTGEVIEGILHLSAHQYKTGDSIYILNHYTAGVILFGKRDQLRRHAMPKTKFDDYQAILSFVNTEGVHWKLLVSDCWETCIKILYFFYSFFV; encoded by the exons ATGGAGAAGAGCCAATGGGACCTAAAAAAGATTAGGTTTCAACAGAAGAGGATGACCAGACTGGATGACTTTGTACAGACATACAAGGTCATGCATAGTGCACTACTCAGAGATTACCAAGACTCTCAGAAAATAAAGAGCAAG ACTCATAGGGTAGATGTGGAACGGTGGAAACAGAAGAAGCAGAGAAGGAGAGGTGTATATGTTTCACCTATCTCCAAGCCCTTCCATTTCCAAAAAAAAGATATGAAG CAGTCAACCATTCCTGATGTGCATGAACAGCAACCCTCCCCTCAACACGTGCCTTCACAG TTTGATAAAGAAGGACCTGGCTTTGCAACAATGCCCAGTGACCAGAAGAAACTTCCAATTGATCAAGAAGAGGAG CTTACATCACTGTGGAAACGGAAGAACACAGAAGTGGTGGTCGCTGTGCTCCCCAGCCATATAAGGGGGAACAACCTGGTGATCCACCACACTGACCTACGAACACTGAGACCTCACCAGTGGCTGACAGGCGAG GTTATTGAGGGCATCTTACACCTCTCTGCTCACCAGTACAAAACTGGAGACTCCATATACATTCTTAACCATTACACAGCAGGTGTGATACTCTTTGGAAAAAGAGATCAGCTCAGACGACATGCCATGCCAAAG ACAAAATTTGATGATTATCAAGCTATACTCTCCTTTGTCAACACTGAGGGAGTCCATTGGAAGTTGCTGGTTAGTGATTGTTGGGAAACTTGTATTAAgatcctttattttttttattctttctttgtttga